The genome window GGATTCTTTATTGCATATTTGAACTGGACCGCTCTTAAGTCTGAGGTAATTTAGCACAATAAAAATGGACTTCACAGAATCAGAAAAAACTTCTCCTACACATAACATGCACTTTGTTTTAGCACAAACCCAACATACCTCATTTTCCCCTAGCGGAATGGTAgcagggtataaaaatagagagagagcacatttgaatatgtataaaatgtataaaagaGTATTGTCACATATTAAGAGCGTGTAATGATTCGCATTTGGTTCACTTGAACTATAACCACCTCGAAGggtcataaaataaaataaatatatataataacgcacatgtgtatgtgtgggagtgtgcgtaatatataaatatgtgagAAGCGTGCTTTAGTTTGCTCTATCTTGACTGCTCGCGCTCAACGAAGAAGGTTCGTTATTGAATATTGATAAGaaagccgaaaaaaaaaggGTGATTAATTTCGTTAATCAAACAACGCGTCGTCGAATGGGAAGCAACACAAATTGTGCGGTGTTTGTTTTCAGTTGACCACAGCAGCTGCCTGTGAAAGGAATTGCGGTTCGTTTTTTTCAGTTCCCGCTTTATAGAGCTCGTCAAACAATTCAACAGGTGAGCTACCCGATAATTGGGGGGTTAGTAAAATGTACTAGAAGCCGGTACAAAGGTAACCATATATCATAGTAGCATTGATATAAGTAAtgaaaaatagcaaaataacTCATGTTTTATTTCATGTTTTACGTAACTTAAAATACAGGTAATTCTAGGTtatacaatttgcatttaattatctGCTATACATGTATGAATAATAAATCAGTTAAGTGTTGATTATAGCAAGCAGTTGACTTGCTATAATTATAAACATACgtttgtctgtccgtctgtctgtctgtccgtctgctTGGAGGCAAGCTAATCTCTCATTTCGCAAGCTTACTTGCTGAAATTTAAGCGCAATCAAATCGCTTAGATCAGCTTACTATATAGCATGGGAATTTTATGATTAGTGTATTGAATGTCATTCTTTCTTTACAGTTTCAACATGGTTGAGCTGCAGAAGATAAAGCAGATGACAATCTGCCATCTGATCATTGCCATCACATTCTTCACATGCGGTCTGCTCTGCAACATTGCACAATTCCTGCTCCTCATCTTGGTGAAACCCTGGAATCCCATTCTCTTCCGCAAGCTCGCCTTCTATCCCTGCTATGCGTTCTATGCACGTAAGTAAATATCAGACTTTATATAAagagaaattttatttaatttcccTTACATTCCTAGAGCTCCTTGGTGTCGTGGAATGGTATGGCGGAGGTAGACTTACGGTCTTTATGGATGAGGACACCGCAAAGCATATTGGCAAGGAGCATGGAGTGATGATCATGAATCACACCTATGAGATTGACTGGCTGATGGCCTGGATGGTGCTCGACAAATTCCACATGCTTGGCAGCTCGAAGGCATTCGCCAAGAAGGCTCTGAGCTATGCCCCCATCTTGGGCTGGGCTTGGAGCATGGCTGAGTTTGTGTTCCTCAATCGTGACTTTGACAAGGACAAGGAGATCATTGCCAAGCAGCTGAAGATTGTCTTCGCCTATCCCGATCCCATTTGGCTGCTCCTCAATGCCGAAGGAACACGCTTCACTCCCGCCAAGCATGAGGCATCGGTGAAGTTTGCCCAGGAACGTGGCATGACGGTGTTGAAGCATCATTTGATTCCACGCACCAAGGGATTCACCACCAGCTTGCCCACTATGCGTGGCATCTGTCCGGCCATCTATGATGTGAATTTGGTCTTTAAACGCGATGCCAAGGTTCGTCCAACCATCACAAATGTCCTCAGTGGCGAACATTTGGAGCCGACGATGTTCATCCGACGTTTCCCGCTGGAGCAAGTGCCCAAGGATGAGAAGGCAGCGGCAGATTGGGTGCAGAATTTGTATGTGGAGAAGGATCGTCTGGTGGACAGTTTCCATGAGACGGGCAGTTTCTTCAAGACATCCGGATTCAAGGAGGTGCCTTCGAAAGTGCTTCAACCTCGTCTCAGCACGCTCATCTGCTTTGTCTCGGTTGCTTTGATTGCCAATCTCTGGATTCTTAAATTCTTGTTCTCATCGCTGCTCTCTGCCAATTGGCTTGGCCTCTTGACTGCTCTCTTTGTGCTGGGACTATGTGAGTAAACTTACTTTATACCTTATAGTaacttaattaattgaattttcttctACAGTTTACGTGCTGCTTATGAAGGTTTCCAACATGTCAAAGATCAGCAAGGCCTCCGCTTATGGTGCCGGCCAGGCGAAACCCAAAACCAATTAGACTTTTAACAATTTCACCATGTATTCGAGATACATCGTAAAGAATATGACGTCAATGAGCGAGTTCAGAGACTTACAACAAACTTGTACATATCGTGTGTATATAACATTTATAGTTTTAATGATGGATTGAAAATAAAGTATACGAAATGAAGTAAATTTGCACTTTGCACTAAACACAAAACGTACGACTGAGTGACATTCATACTTACTTACTTAATGTTAACTTCCGTGATAACATAAAATTTATCAATGAGTCAAAGTGATAAGATATACGTAATTATGattataaatacattcatTTTTGGTGGTAGCGTGATATTAGTTCTATCAAAAATCTTATCAATGTGCCCTTCAATAAATGGTTGCCGCCTTGGCTTTAGGCAATCAGCGTCAAATTTCGTAATTGATAACAAACTCAGTCAGATTTCAAAATGTCGCGCCAAGTTGTCaaacagctgttgctgcaagtTCTTATCAGTCAGGGCTGCGTTAATACatgttatttaaattggtTAATCGATTAATGCTGTTGTGTTATGCGATAGTTTTTAGTTACATTTCAATATCAACTAGGGATTATTAGCATGctaaatgtaataataataatattgaaaatatcatGCTAATTTGAATCACTACAAATTCACActtcgtttaatttaatttataccaCTTTACATATTCGCGCCTTTCTGCACCAATAGCACCCTTAACGTAAATAGTCTAGTCAAGGTCTTCGTGTGGTATATTTCTTATGCGAAGTAGCACAGTATATTTCGAAAATCAATTTGCGGTCACGCTGTACACGAAAACAActataattaacaaaaacaaaactttaatCGCACAAAAAACGCGTTGCCAAAAGGTAATTCGTGTCGCGGAGacatttaaagttttattataGACATtacgcatatatatatatacgtatacacGTGTGCTTACGAATTTGGGGTGGCTGCTATAAATTGGACTAAAGCTAAAATTGTATTGTGTCTCTAAATTCGGTTCGTTCTGAGATAAATAAATCTATGACTTCAGATCAATGAACTTATAATGAGAAGCAGACAGATAATCAAAAGTGTAACTAATAGTAATTGTACCATGAAATGTGACGTTTACAAACAAAAGCctcctacacacacacacacacacacacacaagcaaaggGGCATACAcaacataaaagaaaaacacgcATGTGAAAAGTATCTTTTATAcgtaatatatgtaaataagcTGAtacaatgtatgtatgtatatgtagatacacacacacacacgcaagcaCACATTCATAGCGTGTTCTAAAGTACATATTTCGAGATGACTCGAAGTTATATTGTCGCCGGACTTTGGTCAGTTTGGCATagcaatataataattattaatctTTATGTGTGAATTGCATTCGCTACTCTTAGAAGTAAAGTAACAGTAGCCTTATCTGTTCCCTTCGAGATAAAGTGGCGATAGCATAAATCGTTTATAGTATCTATTCGCAATTGTTGTGGGACAGGTCCGATTTCTTAATGCTTATTACTATCAGTTCAAGTTAGGAGCACTTGTTTTAAACATTCGCTTTTGTTTCAAGTGGAggtaaacttaaaaatattagtaatcattatatttaaaaatgtttcagTTCATGCTCCAA of Drosophila nasuta strain 15112-1781.00 chromosome 3, ASM2355853v1, whole genome shotgun sequence contains these proteins:
- the LOC132790660 gene encoding 1-acyl-sn-glycerol-3-phosphate acyltransferase gamma-like isoform X1, with the protein product MKNSKITHVLFHVLRNLKYSFNMVELQKIKQMTICHLIIAITFFTCGLLCNIAQFLLLILVKPWNPILFRKLAFYPCYAFYAQLLGVVEWYGGGRLTVFMDEDTAKHIGKEHGVMIMNHTYEIDWLMAWMVLDKFHMLGSSKAFAKKALSYAPILGWAWSMAEFVFLNRDFDKDKEIIAKQLKIVFAYPDPIWLLLNAEGTRFTPAKHEASVKFAQERGMTVLKHHLIPRTKGFTTSLPTMRGICPAIYDVNLVFKRDAKVRPTITNVLSGEHLEPTMFIRRFPLEQVPKDEKAAADWVQNLYVEKDRLVDSFHETGSFFKTSGFKEVPSKVLQPRLSTLICFVSVALIANLWILKFLFSSLLSANWLGLLTALFVLGLFYVLLMKVSNMSKISKASAYGAGQAKPKTN
- the LOC132790660 gene encoding 1-acyl-sn-glycerol-3-phosphate acyltransferase gamma-like isoform X2, producing the protein MVELQKIKQMTICHLIIAITFFTCGLLCNIAQFLLLILVKPWNPILFRKLAFYPCYAFYAQLLGVVEWYGGGRLTVFMDEDTAKHIGKEHGVMIMNHTYEIDWLMAWMVLDKFHMLGSSKAFAKKALSYAPILGWAWSMAEFVFLNRDFDKDKEIIAKQLKIVFAYPDPIWLLLNAEGTRFTPAKHEASVKFAQERGMTVLKHHLIPRTKGFTTSLPTMRGICPAIYDVNLVFKRDAKVRPTITNVLSGEHLEPTMFIRRFPLEQVPKDEKAAADWVQNLYVEKDRLVDSFHETGSFFKTSGFKEVPSKVLQPRLSTLICFVSVALIANLWILKFLFSSLLSANWLGLLTALFVLGLFYVLLMKVSNMSKISKASAYGAGQAKPKTN